One Streptomyces fagopyri DNA window includes the following coding sequences:
- a CDS encoding Cmx/CmrA family chloramphenicol efflux MFS transporter has product MPLAVHILALSVFALGTSEFMLSGLLPPIADDMGVTIPRAGLLISAFAVGMVVGAPLLAVATLRLPRRTTLVALIAVFGLGQIAGALAPTYTVLFASRVVSALACAGFWAVGAAVAIAMVPQTSRARALSVMIGGLSIANVLGVPAGAFLGEHLGWRSAFWAVGAASAIALAGVVTLIPRIPPPAEKPRLRREAAIYRDPQVWLAVTVVMLSAGGVFCAFSYLSPLLTDVAGLDDGWVPGVLALFGVGAFIGTTIGGRIADAHLFGVLLTGIAASTAVLVALALLGRYAVAAVALSFLLGVACFCTAPALNARLFNLAGAAPTLAGATVTAAFNLGNAGGPWVGGAVIDGGFGYAGTAWAGAAMTVAGMAVAAVSLRLHRRGGPSRVVAAKNANNPVRTQA; this is encoded by the coding sequence ATGCCCCTCGCCGTCCACATCCTCGCCCTGTCCGTCTTCGCCCTCGGGACCAGTGAGTTCATGCTCTCGGGGCTGCTGCCGCCGATAGCCGACGACATGGGCGTCACCATCCCGCGGGCGGGCCTGCTGATATCGGCGTTCGCCGTCGGAATGGTCGTCGGGGCGCCGCTGCTCGCCGTGGCCACCCTGCGGCTGCCTCGCCGCACCACCCTCGTCGCACTCATCGCCGTCTTCGGGCTGGGGCAGATCGCGGGGGCGCTCGCCCCGACGTACACCGTGCTCTTCGCCTCCCGCGTGGTGAGCGCGCTGGCCTGCGCGGGCTTCTGGGCGGTGGGCGCGGCGGTGGCGATAGCGATGGTCCCGCAGACCTCCCGGGCCCGCGCGCTCTCGGTGATGATCGGCGGCCTGTCCATCGCGAACGTGCTGGGCGTCCCGGCCGGCGCCTTCCTCGGGGAGCACCTGGGCTGGCGCTCCGCGTTCTGGGCCGTCGGCGCCGCCTCGGCGATCGCCCTGGCCGGCGTCGTCACCCTGATCCCGCGCATCCCGCCGCCGGCCGAGAAGCCACGGCTGCGGCGGGAGGCGGCCATCTACCGCGATCCGCAGGTCTGGCTCGCCGTCACCGTCGTGATGCTCTCCGCGGGCGGCGTCTTCTGCGCGTTCAGTTACCTCTCGCCGCTGCTCACCGACGTCGCCGGGCTCGACGACGGCTGGGTGCCCGGCGTCCTGGCGCTGTTCGGGGTCGGCGCGTTCATCGGTACGACGATCGGCGGCCGTATCGCCGACGCGCACCTGTTCGGAGTGCTCCTCACCGGGATCGCCGCCTCGACCGCCGTCCTCGTCGCGCTCGCCCTGCTCGGGCGGTACGCCGTCGCCGCCGTCGCCCTCTCCTTCCTGCTCGGCGTCGCCTGCTTCTGCACCGCCCCGGCGCTCAACGCCCGCCTGTTCAACCTCGCCGGTGCCGCCCCCACCCTGGCCGGCGCGACCGTCACGGCCGCCTTCAACCTCGGCAACGCCGGGGGCCCCTGGGTCGGCGGCGCGGTCATCGACGGGGGCTTCGGGTACGCCGGGACGGCCTGGGCGGGGGCCGCCATGACGGTGGCCGGGATGGCCGTGGCGGCGGTCTCGCTGCGGCTGCACCGGCGCGGTGGTCCGTCCCGCGTGGTGGCGGCCAAGAACGCGAACAATCCAGTACGCACACAGGCGTGA
- a CDS encoding DNA repair helicase XPB, giving the protein MNGPLIVQSDKTLLLEVDHERADACRRVIAPFAELERAPEHIHTYRVTPLGLWNARAAGHDAEQVVDALVEFSRYPVPHALLVDIAETMDRYGRLTLSKHPTHGLVLTSTDRPVLEEVLRSKRIAPLVGARIDPDTVAVHPSERGQIKQTLLKLGWPAEDLAGYVDGEAHPIGLAEDGWALRPYQKQAVENFWHGGSGVVVLPCGAGKTLVGAGAMAQAKATTLILVTNTVSARQWKHELVKRTSLTEDEIGEYSGTRKEIRPVTIATYQVLTTKRKGVYPHLELFDSRDWGLIVYDEVHLLPAPVFKFTADLQARRRLGLTATLVREDGRESDVFSLIGPKRFDAPWKEIEAQGYIAPADCVEVRVNLTDSERLAYATAEAEEKYRFCATTATKRKVTEALVRRFAGQQILVIGQYIDQLDELGEHLDAPVIKGETSNAQREKLFDAFREGEISVLVVSKVANFSIDLPEATVAIQVSGTFGSRQEEAQRLGRVLRPKADGHQAHFYSVVARDTIDQDFAAHRQRFLAEQGYAYRILDADELLADS; this is encoded by the coding sequence GTGAACGGTCCCCTCATCGTCCAGTCCGACAAGACCCTGCTCCTGGAGGTCGACCACGAGCGGGCCGACGCCTGCCGCCGGGTCATCGCGCCGTTCGCGGAGCTGGAGCGGGCGCCCGAGCACATCCACACCTACCGGGTGACGCCGCTCGGGCTGTGGAACGCGCGCGCCGCGGGCCACGACGCCGAACAGGTCGTCGACGCGCTCGTCGAGTTCAGCCGCTACCCGGTGCCGCACGCGCTGCTCGTCGACATCGCCGAGACGATGGACCGCTACGGGAGGCTCACGCTCAGCAAGCACCCGACGCACGGACTCGTCCTGACCAGCACCGACCGGCCCGTCCTCGAAGAGGTGCTGCGGTCGAAGCGGATCGCGCCGCTGGTCGGCGCCCGGATCGACCCCGACACCGTGGCCGTGCACCCCTCCGAGCGGGGGCAGATCAAGCAGACGCTGCTGAAGCTGGGCTGGCCGGCCGAGGACCTCGCCGGGTACGTGGACGGCGAGGCGCACCCCATCGGGCTGGCCGAGGACGGCTGGGCGCTGCGGCCGTACCAGAAGCAGGCCGTGGAGAACTTCTGGCACGGCGGGTCCGGGGTCGTGGTGCTGCCCTGCGGTGCCGGCAAGACGCTCGTCGGCGCCGGGGCCATGGCGCAGGCCAAGGCCACCACCCTCATCCTCGTCACCAACACCGTCTCCGCCCGGCAGTGGAAGCACGAGCTGGTGAAGCGGACCTCGCTGACCGAGGACGAGATCGGCGAGTACAGCGGGACGCGCAAGGAGATCCGCCCGGTCACCATCGCGACCTACCAGGTGCTGACGACGAAGCGGAAGGGTGTCTACCCGCACCTCGAACTCTTCGACTCCCGCGACTGGGGTCTGATCGTCTACGACGAGGTGCACCTGCTGCCCGCGCCGGTCTTCAAGTTCACCGCGGACCTGCAGGCGCGGCGCAGGCTGGGGCTCACCGCCACCCTGGTCCGTGAGGACGGGCGCGAGTCGGACGTCTTCTCGCTCATCGGACCCAAGCGGTTCGACGCGCCCTGGAAGGAGATCGAGGCGCAGGGTTACATCGCGCCCGCGGACTGTGTCGAGGTGCGGGTCAATCTGACCGACTCCGAACGGCTCGCGTACGCCACCGCGGAGGCCGAGGAGAAGTACCGCTTCTGCGCGACGACCGCGACCAAGCGGAAGGTGACGGAGGCGCTGGTACGGAGGTTCGCCGGGCAGCAGATCCTGGTGATCGGCCAGTACATCGACCAGCTCGACGAGCTGGGCGAGCATCTGGACGCGCCCGTCATCAAGGGCGAGACGAGCAACGCGCAGCGCGAGAAGCTGTTCGACGCGTTCCGCGAGGGCGAGATCAGCGTGCTCGTGGTGTCCAAGGTCGCCAACTTCTCCATCGACCTGCCGGAGGCGACCGTCGCCATCCAGGTGTCGGGCACCTTCGGGTCGCGCCAGGAGGAGGCCCAGCGGCTCGGCCGGGTGCTGCGCCCGAAGGCCGACGGCCACCAGGCCCACTTCTACTCGGTCGTCGCCCGCGACACCATCGACCAGGACTTCGCCGCCCACCGGCAGCGGTTCCTGGCCGAGCAGGGGTACGCCTACCGGATCCTGGACGCGGACGAGCTGCTGGCCGACAGCTGA
- a CDS encoding GNAT family N-acetyltransferase: MRDMGGDRVQEAVTGAVALLRTVTGRDWDGARAGRLEWSCRRTAEHIASDLIAYAGQLAGRASDAYLPFEIVMDDGTGTADVVDVIEATGALLAAAVRTAPRELRAFHPYPFRSAGREGFAAMGVTEVLLHTHDIAQGLGVAYEPPAELCEDVLARIFPHVRPGHAPWPTLLWATGRGELPDRAPLTEWRWNNDLVIEAERLTLAGVTPAAAADLLAGGTGGFRWIEGGPFEGTRDAAGMIVKAYEAGAHRPEWGMFVLVRTADGAAVGALGFHGAPDEEGRAEVGYDLAEGARGHGYATEALGALAARYLARDDVKVLFAVIDRDNAASQRVVARAGFTRVSEDADQFAYELTGPDPALRVYARED, from the coding sequence ATGCGAGACATGGGTGGGGACCGGGTGCAGGAAGCCGTCACCGGGGCCGTGGCACTGCTGCGGACGGTGACCGGACGGGACTGGGACGGGGCGCGGGCGGGCCGTCTGGAGTGGAGCTGCCGGAGGACGGCCGAGCACATCGCGTCCGACCTCATCGCGTACGCGGGCCAGTTGGCGGGCCGCGCGAGCGACGCCTATCTGCCCTTCGAGATCGTCATGGACGACGGCACCGGCACGGCGGACGTCGTCGACGTGATCGAGGCGACCGGCGCCCTGCTCGCCGCCGCCGTCCGTACGGCACCGCGCGAGCTGCGCGCCTTCCACCCCTACCCGTTCCGCAGCGCCGGCCGTGAGGGCTTCGCCGCGATGGGCGTCACCGAGGTGCTGCTGCACACGCACGACATCGCACAGGGGCTGGGGGTCGCCTACGAGCCCCCGGCCGAGCTGTGCGAGGACGTCCTCGCCCGGATCTTCCCGCACGTGCGGCCCGGCCACGCCCCCTGGCCCACCCTGCTGTGGGCGACCGGCCGCGGCGAACTGCCGGACCGCGCCCCGCTCACCGAGTGGCGCTGGAACAACGACCTGGTGATCGAGGCCGAACGGCTCACCCTCGCGGGCGTCACACCCGCGGCCGCCGCCGATCTGCTCGCGGGCGGCACGGGCGGCTTCCGGTGGATCGAGGGCGGCCCCTTCGAGGGCACCCGGGACGCCGCCGGGATGATCGTGAAGGCGTACGAGGCGGGCGCGCACCGCCCGGAGTGGGGCATGTTCGTACTCGTACGGACCGCGGACGGTGCGGCCGTCGGCGCCCTGGGCTTCCACGGCGCACCCGACGAGGAGGGCCGCGCCGAGGTCGGCTACGACCTCGCGGAAGGCGCCCGCGGCCACGGCTACGCGACCGAGGCGCTCGGCGCCCTCGCCGCCCGGTACCTCGCCCGCGACGATGTGAAGGTCCTCTTCGCGGTCATAGACCGGGACAACGCCGCCTCCCAACGGGTCGTCGCGCGCGCCGGTTTCACCCGGGTGAGCGAGGACGCCGACCAGTTCGCGTACGAGCTGACCGGTCCGGACCCGGCCCTGCGGGTGTACGCCCGCGAGGACTGA
- a CDS encoding HD domain-containing protein, translated as MPDLDALRARWTHALEGVRPPGGPDPAPYADNLLARWQEPQRRYHSVTHLTAVLDHIDLLEKHADGPDLVRLAAWFHDAVYHPDRSENEERSARLAERALAELGTGPSHTRQVARLVRLTVTHDPAPDDRDGAVLCDADLAVLASPPDAYAAYTAAVREEYAFVPDEAFRAGRAAVLRELLDLPRLFRTPYGQREWEERARHNVGHELGLLDPTAPGGAGA; from the coding sequence ATGCCCGACCTCGACGCGCTGCGCGCCCGCTGGACCCATGCCCTGGAAGGCGTCCGCCCGCCCGGCGGACCCGACCCCGCCCCGTACGCGGACAATCTCCTCGCCCGCTGGCAGGAGCCGCAGCGCCGGTACCACTCCGTCACGCACCTCACGGCGGTCCTCGACCACATCGATCTGCTGGAGAAGCACGCGGACGGTCCGGACCTGGTACGGCTGGCCGCCTGGTTCCACGACGCCGTCTATCACCCCGACCGCTCCGAGAACGAGGAGCGCTCCGCCCGCCTCGCCGAACGCGCCCTCGCCGAACTGGGCACCGGCCCGTCGCACACGCGGCAGGTCGCCCGCCTGGTCCGCCTCACCGTCACCCACGACCCCGCCCCCGACGACCGTGACGGCGCGGTCCTCTGCGACGCCGACCTCGCCGTCCTGGCCTCGCCGCCGGACGCCTACGCCGCCTACACCGCCGCCGTCCGCGAGGAGTACGCCTTCGTCCCCGACGAGGCCTTCCGCGCGGGCCGGGCGGCGGTGCTGCGCGAACTCCTGGACCTGCCTCGGCTGTTCCGGACGCCGTACGGACAGCGGGAGTGGGAGGAGCGGGCCCGGCACAACGTCGGGCACGAACTGGGCCTGCTGGACCCGACCGCGCCCGGTGGGGCCGGCGCATGA
- the murQ gene encoding N-acetylmuramic acid 6-phosphate etherase, which produces MTSTADASSNHRDLRAELETLTTEAFRPELSEIDRLPTLEITKLMNAEDATVPAAVAERLPVIAAAIDDIAERMSRGGRLIYAGAGTAGRLGILDASECPPTFNTDPSEVVGLIAGGPGAMVTSVEGAEDSRELAAADLEALSLTPDDTVVGISASGRTPYAVGAVEHARAHGALTIGLSCNADSALAAAAEHGIEIVVGPELLTGSTRLKAGTAQKLVLNMFSTITMIRLGKTYGNLMVDVRASNEKLRARSRRIVALATGASDEEIEQALTATGGEVKNAILALLGGVDGPTAARLLEENDGHLRAALATAPR; this is translated from the coding sequence ATGACCTCCACCGCCGACGCCTCCTCCAACCACCGCGATCTGCGTGCCGAGCTGGAGACGCTGACCACCGAGGCGTTCCGCCCCGAACTCTCCGAGATCGACCGGCTGCCGACGCTGGAGATCACGAAGCTCATGAACGCCGAGGACGCGACCGTGCCGGCGGCCGTCGCGGAGCGGCTCCCCGTCATCGCCGCCGCGATCGACGACATCGCGGAGCGGATGTCCCGCGGCGGCCGGCTGATCTACGCGGGCGCGGGCACCGCGGGCCGCCTCGGAATCCTGGACGCCTCCGAGTGCCCGCCGACCTTCAACACCGACCCCTCCGAGGTCGTGGGCCTCATCGCGGGCGGCCCCGGCGCCATGGTCACCTCGGTCGAGGGCGCCGAGGACTCCAGGGAACTGGCGGCGGCCGACCTGGAGGCACTCTCCCTGACCCCCGACGACACGGTGGTCGGCATCTCCGCCTCCGGCCGCACCCCGTACGCCGTCGGCGCCGTCGAACACGCCCGCGCACACGGCGCGTTGACCATCGGCCTGTCCTGCAACGCGGACAGCGCGCTCGCGGCCGCCGCCGAGCACGGCATCGAGATCGTCGTCGGCCCCGAGCTGCTGACCGGCTCCACCCGCCTGAAGGCGGGCACGGCCCAGAAACTCGTCCTCAACATGTTCTCGACGATCACGATGATCCGGCTCGGCAAGACGTACGGGAACCTGATGGTCGACGTCCGGGCCTCGAACGAGAAACTCCGCGCCCGCTCCCGGCGCATCGTCGCGCTCGCGACCGGCGCCTCGGACGAGGAGATCGAGCAGGCCCTCACGGCCACCGGCGGAGAGGTCAAGAACGCCATCCTCGCCCTCCTCGGCGGGGTGGACGGACCGACGGCGGCCCGCCTCCTGGAGGAGAACGACGGCCACCTGCGCGCGGCACTCGCGACGGCACCCCGCTGA
- a CDS encoding HelD family protein: protein MSTPPADPTDHADRTDLAGRGPDTPDDPLLRERTHLGESRAALRAMREDVENLDIRDVTANWVNAAVLQRQMDERIKALADLSHTPLFFGRLDYLHAPGADRAEGAEGERFYIGRRHVHDAAGDPMVIDWRAPVSQPFYRASKKDPMDVGLRRRFGYTAGDLTAYEDEHLSDPSETAATSKLLQQEIERPRVGPMRDIVATIQPEQDEIVRSGLSGSVCVQGGPGTGKTAVGLHRVAYLLYAHRERLARTGTLVIGPNKSFLHYIEQVLPALGELEVKQATVDDLVAHVEVRGADTASAAVIKGDARMAEVLRRAVRAHVTLPGEPVVVVRGSRRWRVPAYELEQIVRELLDRDIRYGAAREALPQRIAHVVLVQMERAGEAPDDRVQDAVARNGAVKAAVKAIWPPVDPARLVLRLLTDADFLAVHAEGVLDEGEQKEILWAKPARSVKAARWSPADTVLIDEATDLVQRTHSLGHVVLDEAQDLSPMQYRAVGRRCTTGSATVLGDLAQGTTPWATRSWGEALAHLGKEEAVVEELTAGFRVPTDVITYASRLLPHIAPGLTPVASVRENPGSFDLRATTTDPEVVDACRELLRQEGSVGLIAADARVPVLAEALAAAGLTYLGPGEETTPDTRLTLVPASLAKGLEYDYVVLDEPRAVVDGEPDERTGLRRLYVALTRAVSGLIVTHAAPLPPQLD, encoded by the coding sequence GTGTCCACCCCGCCCGCCGACCCCACCGACCACGCCGACCGGACCGACCTCGCCGGTCGCGGGCCGGACACCCCGGACGACCCCCTGCTGCGCGAACGGACCCACCTCGGGGAGTCCCGTGCCGCACTGCGCGCGATGCGCGAGGACGTGGAGAACCTCGACATCCGCGACGTCACCGCGAACTGGGTCAACGCCGCGGTGCTCCAGCGCCAGATGGACGAGCGGATCAAGGCCCTCGCCGATCTCAGCCACACTCCCCTGTTCTTCGGCCGTCTCGACTATCTGCACGCGCCCGGCGCCGACAGGGCTGAGGGCGCCGAGGGTGAGCGTTTCTACATCGGCCGGCGGCACGTGCACGACGCCGCGGGCGACCCGATGGTCATCGACTGGCGTGCGCCGGTGTCGCAGCCCTTCTACCGGGCCTCGAAGAAGGACCCGATGGACGTCGGGCTGCGCCGCCGCTTCGGGTACACCGCCGGCGACCTCACCGCGTACGAGGACGAGCACCTCTCCGACCCCTCCGAGACCGCCGCCACCAGCAAGCTGCTCCAGCAGGAGATCGAGCGGCCGCGCGTCGGCCCGATGCGCGACATCGTGGCGACCATCCAGCCCGAGCAGGACGAGATCGTCCGCAGCGGGCTGAGCGGAAGCGTGTGCGTCCAGGGGGGTCCCGGCACCGGGAAGACCGCCGTCGGCCTGCACCGTGTCGCCTACCTCCTCTACGCCCACCGGGAGCGGCTGGCCCGCACCGGCACCCTCGTCATCGGGCCGAACAAGTCCTTCCTGCACTACATCGAGCAGGTGCTGCCCGCCCTGGGCGAGCTGGAGGTCAAGCAGGCCACGGTCGACGACCTCGTCGCCCATGTGGAGGTGCGCGGAGCCGACACGGCCTCCGCCGCCGTCATCAAGGGCGACGCGCGGATGGCCGAGGTGCTGCGGCGCGCGGTCCGCGCGCACGTGACGCTCCCGGGCGAGCCGGTCGTCGTCGTGCGCGGCTCCCGGCGCTGGCGGGTTCCGGCGTACGAACTGGAGCAGATCGTGCGGGAGTTGCTGGACCGCGACATCCGGTACGGCGCCGCCCGCGAGGCCCTTCCGCAACGGATCGCGCACGTCGTGCTGGTGCAGATGGAGCGGGCCGGAGAAGCACCGGACGACCGGGTGCAGGACGCCGTCGCCCGCAACGGCGCGGTGAAGGCGGCGGTCAAGGCGATCTGGCCGCCCGTCGACCCGGCCCGGCTGGTCCTGCGGCTGCTCACCGACGCGGACTTCCTCGCCGTGCACGCCGAGGGTGTCCTCGACGAGGGCGAGCAGAAGGAGATCCTCTGGGCGAAGCCGGCCCGGTCCGTGAAGGCCGCCAGATGGTCCCCGGCGGACACCGTGCTGATCGACGAGGCGACCGACCTCGTACAGCGCACGCACTCCCTCGGACACGTGGTGCTCGACGAGGCGCAGGACCTCTCGCCGATGCAGTACCGCGCGGTCGGCCGCCGTTGCACCACGGGTTCGGCGACCGTGCTGGGCGACCTCGCGCAGGGCACCACGCCCTGGGCGACCCGGAGCTGGGGCGAGGCCCTCGCCCACCTCGGCAAGGAGGAGGCCGTCGTCGAGGAACTGACGGCCGGTTTCCGTGTCCCCACCGACGTCATCACCTACGCCTCCCGGCTGCTCCCGCACATCGCGCCGGGGCTGACCCCGGTGGCGTCGGTCCGTGAGAACCCGGGCTCCTTCGACCTGCGGGCCACCACGACGGATCCCGAAGTGGTCGACGCCTGCCGGGAGTTGCTTCGCCAGGAGGGCTCGGTCGGGCTGATCGCCGCCGATGCCCGCGTGCCGGTGCTCGCCGAGGCGCTGGCCGCCGCCGGTCTGACGTACCTCGGTCCGGGCGAGGAGACGACACCGGACACCCGGCTGACGCTCGTCCCCGCCTCCCTGGCCAAGGGCCTGGAGTACGACTACGTGGTCCTGGACGAGCCGCGGGCCGTGGTCGACGGCGAACCGGACGAACGGACCGGGCTGCGCCGCCTGTACGTGGCGCTGACCCGCGCGGTCTCGGGACTGATCGTGACCCACGCGGCGCCGCTGCCGCCCCAACTGGACTGA
- a CDS encoding copper homeostasis protein CutC: MSERRRAVLEVIALGVEDAVAAQDGGADRLELVTDMAADGLTPTVETFAGIRAAVDISLRVMLRLADGFAAGDVGALVRAAGEMRTAGADEFVLGFLDEQGGPDLSAVERLVVELDGCPWTFHRAIDRAADRDSLRKQLADLPGLDAYLTAGSPDGVDDGFPTLLAETARGGEPGYEPLVMVGGGLRLDHVPRLRAAGVDAFHIGGAARPGGWAGPVTADAVRQWRIALDT, translated from the coding sequence ATGAGTGAGCGCAGGCGTGCAGTCCTGGAGGTGATCGCCCTCGGCGTGGAGGACGCCGTCGCCGCCCAGGACGGAGGCGCGGACCGGCTGGAGCTGGTCACCGACATGGCCGCCGACGGACTGACCCCGACGGTGGAGACCTTCGCCGGGATCCGTGCCGCCGTCGACATCTCGCTGCGCGTGATGCTCAGGCTGGCCGACGGGTTCGCGGCCGGGGACGTCGGCGCGCTCGTCCGCGCGGCCGGCGAGATGCGGACCGCGGGGGCCGACGAGTTCGTCCTCGGGTTCCTCGACGAGCAGGGCGGGCCCGACCTGTCCGCCGTGGAGCGGCTCGTCGTCGAACTCGACGGCTGCCCCTGGACCTTCCACCGCGCCATCGACCGCGCCGCCGACCGCGACTCACTGCGCAAGCAGCTCGCCGACCTGCCCGGCCTGGACGCCTATCTGACGGCGGGTTCCCCGGACGGCGTGGACGACGGGTTCCCCACCCTCCTCGCCGAGACCGCCCGTGGCGGCGAACCCGGCTACGAGCCGCTCGTCATGGTCGGCGGCGGGCTGCGCCTCGACCACGTGCCCCGGCTGCGCGCCGCGGGTGTGGACGCCTTCCACATCGGTGGTGCGGCCCGGCCCGGCGGGTGGGCCGGGCCGGTGACCGCGGACGCGGTACGGCAGTGGCGGATCGCGCTGGACACATAG
- a CDS encoding DUF4031 domain-containing protein: MTVYIDPPTWPGHGRLWSHLISDRSYDELHRFAAGLGVPTRAFERDHYDLPAHRYADAVRAGAVEVGSREVVRLLYGAGLRRRKHPGRGAPGPA; this comes from the coding sequence GTGACCGTCTACATCGACCCGCCCACCTGGCCGGGGCACGGCCGCCTGTGGTCCCACCTGATCAGCGACAGGTCGTACGACGAACTGCACCGGTTCGCGGCCGGCCTCGGCGTCCCGACGCGCGCCTTCGAGCGCGACCACTACGACCTCCCGGCCCACCGTTACGCGGACGCCGTGCGCGCCGGGGCGGTGGAGGTCGGCAGCCGTGAGGTGGTGCGGCTGCTGTACGGGGCGGGGTTGCGCCGGCGCAAGCATCCGGGCCGGGGAGCGCCGGGACCGGCGTGA
- a CDS encoding MurR/RpiR family transcriptional regulator, translating to MTREVKEIFAGEAPPAPAALAAKVRTLAPSMTRSMQRVAEAVAADPAGCASLTVTGLAELTGTSEATVVRTARLLGYPGYRDLRLALAGLAAQQQSGRAPAVTADIAVDDPIADVVAKLAYDEQQTLADTAAALDTVQLGAAVAALATARRVDIYGVGASGLVAQDLAQKLLRIGLIAHPHSDPHLAVTNAVQLRAKDVAVAITHSGATGDVIEPLRVAFERGATTIAITGRPDGPVTQYADHILTTSTARESELRPAAMSSRTSQLLVVDCLFVGVAQRTYETAAPALAASYEALAHRHAPRRRTR from the coding sequence GTGACCCGAGAAGTGAAGGAAATTTTCGCCGGTGAGGCCCCGCCCGCTCCGGCCGCCCTCGCGGCCAAGGTGCGGACGCTGGCTCCGTCGATGACCCGTTCCATGCAGCGGGTCGCCGAGGCCGTCGCCGCCGACCCGGCCGGCTGCGCGTCCCTCACGGTCACCGGCCTCGCCGAGCTCACCGGCACCAGCGAGGCGACGGTCGTGCGCACCGCCCGCCTCCTGGGCTACCCCGGCTACCGCGACCTGCGCCTCGCGCTCGCGGGCCTCGCCGCCCAGCAGCAGTCGGGCCGCGCCCCCGCGGTCACCGCCGACATAGCGGTCGACGACCCCATCGCCGACGTCGTCGCCAAGCTCGCCTACGACGAGCAGCAGACCCTCGCCGACACCGCGGCCGCGCTCGACACGGTCCAGCTCGGCGCTGCCGTCGCCGCGCTCGCCACCGCCCGCCGCGTCGACATCTACGGGGTCGGCGCGTCCGGGCTCGTCGCCCAGGACCTCGCCCAGAAGCTCCTGCGCATCGGACTCATAGCCCACCCGCACAGCGACCCGCACCTCGCCGTCACCAACGCGGTGCAACTGCGCGCCAAGGACGTGGCCGTCGCGATCACCCACTCCGGCGCCACCGGCGACGTCATCGAGCCGCTCCGGGTCGCCTTCGAGCGCGGGGCCACCACGATCGCGATCACCGGCCGCCCGGACGGGCCCGTGACGCAGTACGCGGACCACATCCTCACCACCTCCACGGCCCGCGAGAGCGAGCTGCGCCCGGCGGCGATGTCCTCCCGCACCAGCCAGCTGCTGGTGGTCGACTGCCTGTTCGTGGGGGTCGCGCAGCGGACGTACGAGACGGCGGCGCCCGCGCTGGCCGCGTCGTACGAGGCGCTGGCACACCGGCACGCCCCCCGGAGGCGTACGCGGTAG